Proteins co-encoded in one Opitutus terrae PB90-1 genomic window:
- a CDS encoding TonB-dependent copper receptor codes for MHLSSRSLSQLALATLCGLAAPRSRADDVVALARVVVTASPSEHPLVVFVDPKAPAQPIPAHDGAEALRSVPGFVQIRKAGTDGDPVFRGMAGSRLGILLDGETILGGCGNRMDPPTAYVFPSAYDKITVLKGPQTVLYGPGNSAGVVLFERTPVRYPEPGATLTGALTFGSFARNDQFVDVRAGAPLGYVQAAATRTTADDYRDGSGRAVPSHYERWSTHLAAGWTPDAQTTVELSGVVSDGEAAYADRAMDGTSFDRRNLGLRVRRSEISPWLVLLEASAFVNAVDHVMDNFSLRRFTPTAMMPGRAVSNPDRFTIGGRAAATLALGVDTRVVTGLDYQENRHRLRSTRDDPTDPFATKRRMRDASFDVTGLFAEVTHLLTPADRLVAGGRLDSWRAHDERTAVAVGMGTMPNPTAQLHRDASLTSGFLRYEHDLRAMTTAYVGVGHAERFPDYWELVSKESAGSVSAFRAAPEHTTQLDVGVTHRAGSLTASLALFASRIDDYILIQSNVAKPAAMGATRMATITRNVDAVTRGGEASVSYTLGGWRADASIAGVYGRNRTDDRPLAQQPPLETRLGLSYSTPRWSLGTLARWVDAQDRFARNQGNIVGQDLGPTAGFTVFSINAGWKLHEHAQLTAGVDNLTDKTYAEHLSRGGAMVAGFPPPTLRINEPGRTFWAKLQVSF; via the coding sequence ATGCACCTTTCCTCTCGTTCCCTTTCTCAACTCGCGCTGGCGACCCTTTGCGGCCTCGCCGCGCCACGCTCCCGTGCCGACGACGTCGTCGCGCTGGCGCGGGTCGTCGTCACCGCCTCGCCCAGCGAACATCCGCTCGTCGTCTTCGTGGATCCCAAAGCTCCTGCGCAACCCATCCCGGCCCACGACGGCGCCGAGGCGCTCCGCAGCGTGCCCGGGTTTGTCCAAATCCGCAAAGCCGGGACCGATGGCGATCCGGTCTTTCGTGGGATGGCCGGCTCGCGACTCGGGATCCTGCTCGACGGCGAAACCATCCTCGGTGGCTGCGGCAACCGCATGGATCCGCCGACTGCGTATGTTTTCCCGTCCGCTTACGACAAGATCACCGTGCTCAAGGGCCCGCAGACCGTGCTCTACGGTCCCGGCAACTCCGCCGGCGTCGTGCTTTTCGAGCGCACGCCGGTCCGCTACCCGGAGCCCGGCGCGACGCTCACCGGCGCGCTGACGTTCGGCTCCTTCGCGCGCAACGACCAATTCGTCGACGTGCGCGCCGGAGCGCCACTCGGCTATGTCCAGGCCGCGGCCACGCGCACGACGGCGGACGACTACCGCGATGGTTCTGGGCGCGCCGTGCCGTCGCACTACGAACGCTGGAGCACGCACCTCGCGGCAGGCTGGACGCCGGATGCGCAAACAACCGTGGAGCTCTCCGGGGTCGTGAGCGACGGCGAGGCGGCCTACGCCGACCGCGCGATGGATGGCACGAGCTTCGATCGCCGCAACCTGGGCCTTCGCGTGCGGCGCAGCGAGATTTCCCCCTGGCTCGTGCTGCTCGAAGCGAGCGCGTTCGTGAACGCGGTGGACCACGTGATGGACAATTTCTCGCTGCGGCGTTTCACCCCCACGGCGATGATGCCGGGCCGCGCCGTCTCCAACCCGGACCGGTTCACGATCGGCGGCCGCGCCGCAGCGACGCTCGCGCTCGGCGTCGACACGCGCGTCGTGACTGGTCTCGATTACCAGGAAAACCGGCATAGGCTCCGCTCGACGCGCGACGACCCGACCGATCCTTTCGCGACCAAACGCCGGATGCGCGATGCGAGCTTCGACGTGACCGGGCTTTTCGCCGAGGTGACGCACCTGCTCACGCCGGCCGATCGGCTCGTTGCCGGCGGCCGGCTCGACTCCTGGCGCGCGCACGATGAGCGCACCGCGGTGGCAGTCGGCATGGGCACGATGCCGAATCCGACGGCGCAACTGCACCGCGACGCGTCGCTGACGAGCGGTTTCCTGCGCTACGAACATGATCTTCGCGCCATGACCACCGCCTATGTCGGTGTCGGACACGCCGAACGATTTCCCGACTACTGGGAACTGGTCAGCAAGGAGAGCGCCGGCAGCGTGAGCGCATTTCGCGCCGCGCCGGAACACACGACGCAGCTCGATGTGGGCGTCACGCATCGCGCCGGCAGCCTCACCGCCTCGCTCGCGCTGTTTGCCAGCCGGATCGACGACTACATCCTGATTCAAAGCAACGTGGCGAAGCCCGCCGCGATGGGCGCCACCCGGATGGCAACGATCACCCGCAATGTCGACGCCGTGACCCGCGGCGGCGAGGCGAGCGTTTCGTACACCCTCGGCGGCTGGCGTGCGGACGCGTCGATCGCCGGCGTCTACGGACGGAACCGCACCGACGACCGGCCCCTCGCGCAGCAGCCGCCGCTCGAGACGCGGCTGGGCCTCAGCTATTCGACGCCGCGCTGGTCGCTGGGCACGCTCGCCCGCTGGGTCGACGCGCAGGACCGGTTCGCCCGCAACCAGGGTAACATCGTCGGGCAGGATCTTGGACCGACGGCGGGATTCACCGTGTTCTCGATCAACGCCGGCTGGAAGCTGCACGAGCACGCGCAGCTCACCGCGGGCGTCGACAATCTCACCGACAAAACCTACGCCGAGCATCTCAGCCGCGGCGGCGCGATGGTCGCCGGCTTCCCGCCCCCCACGCTGCGGATCAATGAACCCGGGCGAACCTTTTGGGCGAAGCTGCAGGTCAGCTTTTAG
- a CDS encoding metalloregulator ArsR/SmtB family transcription factor codes for MDLLAIYDCLCDRTRLRLLHLLLDGPLCVCHFQEVLREPQVKISKHLAYLRRNRLVEAERCANRMIYRLPATRSPQLAANLACLQDCAREERVFRDDALRLKKLRARFDAGTPDCVRRPQAAALR; via the coding sequence GTGGACTTGCTGGCCATCTACGACTGCCTGTGCGACCGGACGCGACTGCGCCTCCTGCACCTGCTGTTGGACGGACCGTTGTGCGTCTGCCATTTCCAGGAGGTGTTGCGCGAGCCGCAGGTGAAGATCTCCAAGCATCTGGCCTACCTGCGCCGCAACCGGCTCGTCGAAGCCGAGCGTTGCGCGAACCGCATGATCTACCGGTTGCCAGCCACGCGTTCACCTCAACTCGCCGCCAACCTCGCCTGCCTGCAGGACTGCGCTCGGGAGGAGCGCGTGTTCCGGGACGACGCGCTCCGGTTGAAGAAACTTCGCGCGCGCTTCGACGCCGGCACGCCGGACTGCGTCCGCCGTCCGCAGGCCGCCGCCCTGCGCTGA
- the arsB gene encoding ACR3 family arsenite efflux transporter, which produces MSTLAPKRLDFFERYLSLWVLGCMVVGVTIGKLLPNLTGTLSRWEFGRDSHVNIPIAVLIWLMIYPMMLKIDFGGLAGVVQRPKGLVITLVVNWLIKPFSMALLGWLFLRLLFSDTLGLITPDAAKDYTAGLIILAAAPCTAMVFVWSYLTEGDSAYTLAQVAINDLIMLVAFAPIVMFLVGVSGVVVPKGVLVTSVVVFIVIPLAAGWLSRTLLIRLRGAVWFSGTFLPVFKPVTILALLATLVLIFAFQAENLLTNWLAVALIAVPILIQVYFNSGLAYLLMRAFRVPHNVASPGALIGASNFFELAVAVAITLFGPTSGAALATIVGVLVEVPVMLSVCRVCNRSRDWYQRSLPAAL; this is translated from the coding sequence ATGAGCACCCTCGCCCCGAAACGACTCGATTTCTTCGAACGCTACCTCTCGCTCTGGGTTCTCGGCTGCATGGTCGTGGGCGTGACGATCGGGAAACTGCTGCCCAACCTCACCGGGACCCTCAGCCGTTGGGAATTCGGCCGCGACTCGCACGTCAACATCCCGATTGCCGTGCTGATCTGGCTGATGATCTACCCGATGATGCTGAAGATCGACTTCGGCGGGCTCGCCGGCGTGGTGCAGCGTCCGAAAGGGCTCGTCATCACGCTCGTCGTCAACTGGCTCATCAAACCGTTCAGCATGGCGCTGCTCGGCTGGCTGTTCCTCCGCCTGCTGTTCAGCGACACGCTCGGGCTCATCACGCCGGACGCGGCGAAGGATTACACCGCCGGGTTGATCATCCTCGCCGCGGCACCGTGCACTGCGATGGTCTTCGTCTGGAGTTATCTCACCGAAGGCGACTCGGCCTACACGCTCGCACAGGTGGCGATCAACGATCTTATCATGCTCGTCGCGTTCGCGCCCATCGTGATGTTCCTCGTCGGCGTCAGCGGCGTGGTCGTGCCGAAGGGCGTGTTGGTCACCTCGGTCGTCGTCTTCATCGTGATTCCGCTCGCCGCCGGCTGGCTGAGCCGGACGCTGCTGATCCGCCTCCGCGGCGCGGTCTGGTTCAGCGGCACGTTTCTCCCGGTGTTCAAGCCCGTCACGATCCTCGCGCTGCTCGCGACCCTCGTGCTGATCTTCGCCTTTCAGGCGGAAAACCTGCTCACCAACTGGCTCGCGGTCGCGCTGATCGCGGTGCCGATCTTGATCCAGGTCTACTTCAATTCCGGCCTCGCCTACCTGCTGATGCGCGCGTTCCGCGTGCCGCACAACGTCGCTTCGCCCGGCGCGCTGATTGGCGCCAGCAACTTCTTCGAACTCGCCGTGGCGGTCGCCATCACGCTGTTCGGTCCCACGTCCGGCGCCGCGCTCGCCACGATCGTCGGCGTTCTCGTCGAGGTGCCCGTGATGTTGTCCGTCTGTCGCGTCTGCAATCGCTCGCGCGACTGGTATCAGCGGTCGTTGCCGGCTGCGTTGTAG
- a CDS encoding arsenate reductase ArsC has protein sequence MKPVVLILCTGNSCRSHMAEGILRAAAGDLVEVHSAGSRPAGYVHPNAIQVLREIGIDISAHTSKHMNDFLHRQVTTVITVCGHADAACPMFPGQVNRHHWGFDDPAHASGTAAEILAEFRRVRDEIARVFRAYAAGLREAPRG, from the coding sequence ATGAAACCTGTCGTTCTTATCCTCTGCACCGGCAACTCGTGCCGCAGCCACATGGCCGAGGGGATTCTCCGCGCCGCCGCCGGTGATCTCGTCGAGGTGCACAGCGCCGGCTCCAGGCCCGCCGGGTACGTGCATCCAAACGCGATCCAGGTCCTGCGCGAGATCGGCATCGACATCTCCGCCCACACGTCGAAACACATGAACGATTTTCTCCACCGGCAGGTCACAACCGTGATCACCGTCTGCGGTCATGCCGACGCGGCGTGCCCGATGTTTCCCGGCCAGGTAAACCGTCACCACTGGGGTTTCGACGATCCCGCGCACGCCAGCGGCACCGCAGCGGAAATCCTCGCCGAGTTCCGGCGCGTGCGCGACGAGATCGCGCGCGTGTTCCGCGCCTACGCCGCCGGGCTGCGCGAAGCTCCACGCGGGTAA
- a CDS encoding glycosyltransferase family 61 protein — MAAGAHTLSRLRNRFNALRLHALTLFWSVIPRDVLRLLPGTSQTFGPPRRTATLAHYRQHAPAEWREVFPARPRSHPPPFHCNDPRTTFLRPFVAMWAAVGVALIPGGRIVDEHGWAVGDGDTLLTEFCPWGRHPRSRVDHIIRLHPPQRLRGRTLNLCSSEATVNFYHYMMDAIARAALVQQAGFTWADFDHVVLPRLRTPTTTAIERAIGVPAAKIIRMGRRQQFACDVLVQPSFPGTIAGAPPWVVEFYRELFPAPEMGRRDRRLYFPRHGRRSLLNAAELEPLLSGQGFESVDPGTTPHLRERLAEAAYVVGVHGAALTNLVFCRPGTRVLELLPSDSAHHHNAFYYYTLCASADMPYGAVVGPSRRHRFNRHFPQSGADFTIAPADFEAGLRALLAEPAVVVPRGIDSRGNSSPMSASGAA; from the coding sequence ATGGCTGCAGGCGCTCACACTCTTTCCCGGTTGCGCAATCGCTTCAACGCGCTGCGCCTTCACGCCCTCACCCTTTTCTGGAGCGTGATCCCTCGCGACGTGCTGCGGTTGCTGCCAGGCACGTCGCAAACCTTCGGGCCGCCCCGGCGCACCGCCACCCTGGCCCACTACCGGCAACACGCACCGGCCGAATGGCGCGAGGTGTTCCCTGCGCGACCGCGGAGCCATCCGCCCCCGTTTCACTGCAACGATCCGCGCACCACCTTCCTGCGGCCGTTCGTCGCGATGTGGGCCGCCGTCGGCGTTGCGCTGATTCCCGGCGGCCGGATCGTTGACGAACACGGCTGGGCGGTGGGCGATGGCGACACGCTGCTCACGGAGTTCTGCCCCTGGGGGCGGCATCCCCGCTCGCGCGTCGATCACATCATCCGCTTGCACCCGCCGCAGCGACTGCGCGGCCGCACCCTTAATCTCTGCAGCAGCGAAGCAACGGTGAACTTCTACCACTACATGATGGATGCGATCGCGCGCGCCGCCCTCGTGCAGCAGGCCGGCTTCACGTGGGCCGACTTCGATCACGTGGTGCTTCCGCGTTTGCGCACGCCCACCACCACCGCGATCGAGCGCGCCATCGGCGTGCCCGCCGCGAAGATCATCCGGATGGGCCGACGCCAGCAGTTTGCCTGCGATGTGCTCGTTCAACCGTCGTTTCCCGGCACCATCGCGGGCGCACCGCCGTGGGTGGTTGAATTCTACCGCGAACTGTTCCCGGCGCCCGAGATGGGCCGCCGCGACCGCCGGCTTTATTTTCCGCGTCACGGCCGGCGCAGTCTCCTGAACGCAGCCGAACTCGAACCGCTGTTGAGCGGACAGGGGTTTGAGTCGGTCGATCCCGGCACTACACCCCACCTTCGCGAACGGCTCGCCGAAGCGGCCTACGTCGTCGGCGTGCACGGTGCCGCCCTCACGAACCTGGTTTTCTGCCGTCCGGGCACCCGCGTGCTGGAGCTTCTGCCGAGCGACAGCGCGCATCACCACAACGCGTTTTATTACTACACGCTCTGCGCCAGCGCCGACATGCCGTATGGCGCCGTGGTCGGGCCGTCACGGCGTCACCGGTTCAACCGTCACTTTCCCCAATCGGGCGCAGACTTCACGATCGCTCCCGCGGATTTCGAAGCTGGCCTGCGCGCATTGCTCGCCGAGCCCGCTGTGGTGGTGCCCCGCGGCATCGACTCCCGCGGGAACAGTTCCCCGATGTCGGCATCGGGAGCAGCCTGA